The stretch of DNA GTCTTCGTCAGCAGTTTTTGCATCGAACCCCATGAGGTCACGAATGCCCAGTTTGCCGCCTTTGTGGCGGATACAGGCTATGTCACCGTGGCGGAGCGGCCCCTGTCTGGGGCGGAATTTTCTGATTTGTCTGAGGAGGAGCGATCGCCGGGTTCCCTGGTGTTTCAGCCGCCGGAGGAGGGCCTTCAGCAGGTGGCCTACCTGAGCTGGTGGCATTGGGTGCCGGGGGCCAACTGGCGACACCCCTACGGCCCCGATAGCGATTTGCAAGGTAAGGAGAATCATCCCGTGGTTCACATTGCCTACGAGGATGCCACGGCCTATGCCGCTTGGGCCGATCGCCAACTGCCCACCGAGGCCCAGTGGGAGTACGCCGCCAGGGGCGGGGCCGAGGGCTGGACCTACACCTGGGGCGAGCAGTACTCCGCTAAACAGGCCAATACCTGGCAGGGGTTGTTTCCCTTTTTCAACACCAAGGCCGATGGCCACCTGGGCACCGCTCCGGTGATGTCCTACCCGGCCAATGGCTATGGCCTCTACGATATGGCGGGGAATGTGTGGGAGCTGACCTCCAGCTGGTACACCGTGCTCCACGACGACCTGGCCCACCAGCATGACCCCATCGGCCCTGCCCAGGCGGCCAGCTACGATCCTAAAAAGCCCCAGGACGGAGCCACCCATGTGATCAAAGGGGGCTCTTACCTATGCGCCAAGAACTATTGCAGCCGTTACCGCCCCGCTGCCCGGGAATCCCAAGCGGTGGATACCGGTACTACCCATGTGGGGTTTCGGTTGGTGAAGGCGATCGCCTAAATCGCCCTCTCCGGCAGGCCACCTGAGGCACATCCAACCGTCTATACTCTCGGTTGAATCGTCATCGTTGGCAGGTTTGGCCGTTTCAGATATTCACTCTGTCCCTGTCGAGGCGCTCAAACCTTCATGACTTCGTTTAATGTGGTAAGCCCAAAGACCTTCATGGATGCGATCGTACCCAGCGTTCAATCGCTAAATGCTTTAAAACGTACGCTTTTCAGGGGATGGACGTAACTGGACTCGAACCAGTGACCCCCACGATGTCAACGTGGTGCTCTAACCAACTGAGCTATACGTCCGGGCAGACATAGAAAGTAGCATATCGGGCAGGGCGATCGCAACCTTTTCCAGGCAGGGCGGTTGGCGAAATTGCTGGAGTAAGTGTTGGAAGCTGAGAAAACAGGCATTTCAGGAGAGCAATAAGAGATATGGCTGGCAAGCGTTCTCCCAAGGAGTCGGTGTCCGTACAAGCATTGCGTGGCTGGCTGTGACTGGTATAGACGTACCAAGGGAGGCGACAGTTTGTTTATCTAGGGTTGCCCGACGATCCGATGAACAGACCTATCCGCTATAGCGATCTGCCATGATTACTGAAGAGAAGGAGAACTAAAAGCTCTGTCTGGCCAGGATGCTTATTTCACAAATCAAATAGGATTGCCGTATATCGCTAGTCAAACAAAAATCCCTCTCTATGTTTTGAAGCTTCGGAGAGGGATTTAGGTGAAAGTGTCATTTTCTAGGAG from Leptolyngbya sp. KIOST-1 encodes:
- a CDS encoding formylglycine-generating enzyme family protein, with product MPLPRSLTLLTLLTLLLFPLPSLADSYPCPGDMVYIPGGTFTMGAEDSDFVEEKIAEDVFVSSFCIEPHEVTNAQFAAFVADTGYVTVAERPLSGAEFSDLSEEERSPGSLVFQPPEEGLQQVAYLSWWHWVPGANWRHPYGPDSDLQGKENHPVVHIAYEDATAYAAWADRQLPTEAQWEYAARGGAEGWTYTWGEQYSAKQANTWQGLFPFFNTKADGHLGTAPVMSYPANGYGLYDMAGNVWELTSSWYTVLHDDLAHQHDPIGPAQAASYDPKKPQDGATHVIKGGSYLCAKNYCSRYRPAARESQAVDTGTTHVGFRLVKAIA